Proteins found in one Dehalococcoidia bacterium genomic segment:
- a CDS encoding O-acetyl-ADP-ribose deacetylase, translating to MNSIINRTKLSLLQGDITKQSTDAIVNAANSGLMGGGGVDGAIHRCGGTSILEECKQIVSRLGRLPTGEAVITTGGNLKARYVIHTVGPVWRGGHRGEPELLSSSYRNSLGLAVANSLKTVAFPSISTGAFGYPVILAAAVALETVIDFLREDESLDEVVFVLFDDATYQRYVPALEELLPATG from the coding sequence ATGAACAGTATAATCAATAGAACGAAGCTCTCCTTGCTTCAAGGTGATATAACCAAGCAAAGCACCGATGCTATCGTCAATGCTGCCAACTCCGGCCTTATGGGTGGCGGTGGCGTGGACGGTGCGATTCACCGCTGCGGCGGCACCTCTATCCTTGAAGAGTGCAAGCAAATCGTTTCTAGACTAGGACGCCTGCCCACTGGTGAAGCAGTGATTACCACCGGCGGGAACCTCAAGGCGAGGTATGTCATCCACACCGTAGGGCCAGTTTGGCGCGGCGGCCACCGTGGTGAGCCTGAGCTTCTCTCAAGCTCCTATCGCAATAGTCTGGGGTTAGCGGTAGCCAACAGCTTAAAGACGGTTGCCTTTCCCTCGATAAGCACCGGTGCCTTTGGATACCCGGTGATTCTTGCTGCTGCCGTAGCACTGGAGACGGTCATTGACTTTCTCCGAGAGGATGAGTCCCTGGATGAAGTAGTTTTCGTCCTCTTCGATGATGCCACCTACCAGAGATATGTTCCTGCATTAGAAGAGCTACTACCTGCGACGGGTTAG
- a CDS encoding CoA transferase, with translation MQRHVFEDVKIAGFVYAGVGTLTMKTFAEHGATTVRIESMKRPDNVRLAPPWKDDVVNVNGSFLFDIVNNDRLSVGLNMNHPRALEVAQMLVRWADVVVDNFRPGTIAKWGLSYEDIKKLRPDIIMISTSLFGNTGPHADMPGYGPQLQAYAGFTNIAGRPDGRSVMVGQSVPDFIAPTLGVTAVIAALDYRRRTGQGQYIDLSELETAIFGFTPALLDYTVNGRIQTRAGNSCHYAAPHNTYPCQGDDRWCAIAVFTDQEWRSLCEVMGNPEWSKEARFQTLLGRKKNEADLDRLIEEWTVNYPPEDVMAKMQEAGVAAGVVQNAEDVCEHDPQVKHRHQFWELDHPVLGRHSYLGGCFTLSKTPRELKRGSPLLGEHSEYVYKELLGMSQEEYDSYLLDGVFE, from the coding sequence ATGCAACGGCACGTTTTTGAAGATGTCAAGATTGCTGGGTTTGTGTATGCGGGGGTGGGCACGCTTACTATGAAAACCTTCGCTGAGCACGGAGCCACGACCGTCCGCATTGAATCAATGAAGAGGCCTGATAATGTGAGACTTGCCCCACCCTGGAAGGATGACGTGGTTAACGTAAACGGCAGTTTCCTGTTTGACATTGTTAACAATGACAGGCTGAGCGTTGGCCTGAATATGAATCATCCACGAGCCCTGGAGGTCGCCCAAATGCTGGTCAGGTGGGCCGATGTGGTAGTCGATAACTTCCGCCCTGGTACAATAGCGAAATGGGGATTGAGCTACGAAGACATAAAGAAGCTGAGGCCTGACATTATTATGATCAGTACCTCGCTGTTTGGGAACACCGGGCCTCACGCCGACATGCCTGGTTACGGCCCTCAGTTACAAGCGTACGCCGGCTTTACCAATATTGCTGGAAGGCCTGATGGAAGATCGGTCATGGTAGGGCAATCTGTGCCGGATTTTATTGCCCCTACTCTAGGGGTGACGGCAGTAATAGCTGCTCTGGACTATAGAAGGAGAACAGGACAAGGGCAGTATATAGATCTCTCTGAGCTTGAGACGGCCATATTCGGTTTTACTCCAGCATTGTTGGATTACACAGTAAACGGGCGAATCCAGACCAGGGCTGGTAACAGTTGCCATTACGCCGCGCCTCATAACACCTACCCATGCCAAGGGGACGACAGGTGGTGTGCAATTGCCGTATTCACCGACCAAGAATGGAGATCTCTTTGTGAGGTCATGGGCAACCCAGAGTGGTCAAAGGAGGCAAGGTTTCAAACGCTTCTGGGAAGGAAGAAAAATGAGGCGGATTTAGACCGCTTAATAGAGGAGTGGACGGTTAACTATCCCCCTGAGGACGTTATGGCCAAGATGCAAGAAGCTGGAGTGGCGGCAGGAGTGGTGCAAAATGCCGAAGATGTATGTGAGCACGATCCTCAGGTAAAGCATCGGCATCAATTCTGGGAGTTGGATCACCCTGTGTTAGGGCGTCACTCTTATCTAGGGGGTTGCTTTACGCTATCCAAGACCCCAAGAGAGTTGAAGAGAGGGTCTCCTCTTTTGGGGGAGCACAGCGAGTATGTGTACAAAGAGCTTCTGGGTATGTCACAGGAAGAATATGATAGCTATTTATTGGATGGGGTTTTCGAATAG
- a CDS encoding MerR family transcriptional regulator: MTVSEVAREIGRSTDWLREAERKGKIPRARRDLNGWRVYTEEDISKIRELLIPSTV; encoded by the coding sequence ATGACGGTAAGCGAGGTGGCAAGGGAGATAGGGCGTTCCACCGACTGGCTCAGGGAAGCGGAACGGAAGGGAAAGATTCCCCGAGCAAGGCGGGACCTGAACGGCTGGCGAGTCTACACCGAGGAGGACATATCCAAGATCAGGGAACTCCTCATCCCTAGTACTGTGTAA
- a CDS encoding CoA transferase: protein MKKMLEPYHVLDLTDEESMACGKILADMGADVIQVEKVGGALARHRGPFYHDIVDPSKSLLFWAYNTNKRSITLDIETAQGKDMFKRLVKGADVVIESFEPAYMDNIGLGYSVLSEIKPSLVMTSISGFGGTGPYAHYKAPDIVVAAMGMIMAVTGEPEDSPFRVSVPQSYVQAAIQAAQGTMVALYHSAGTGEGQHVDVSARDTWIFISLEYLPQWIAARQVLDKPGRGLTIRKGLRMPILWECKDGDVAFLLLGGQPGGRNNRLLVEFMDRKGMAPEALKAKDWSQWGIGETAMEEFTYLFQVLGEFFKSQTKEELWEEALKEKIMLYRLSDTKDLVEDEQLQGRDFFRTVNHEELDDQVTYPGAFALFSETPIGEWRRPPLIGEHNQEVYEAEMGFTTKDLIDLRAARVI, encoded by the coding sequence ATGAAGAAGATGCTGGAACCATACCACGTTTTAGACCTGACAGACGAAGAAAGTATGGCTTGTGGAAAGATTCTTGCCGACATGGGAGCAGACGTTATACAGGTGGAGAAGGTAGGTGGTGCTCTGGCCAGGCACAGGGGGCCCTTTTATCATGACATTGTAGACCCAAGCAAGAGCCTCCTTTTCTGGGCATACAATACCAACAAGCGTTCCATCACCTTAGATATAGAAACCGCCCAAGGCAAGGATATGTTCAAGAGGCTGGTTAAAGGTGCTGACGTCGTCATTGAGTCATTCGAGCCCGCGTACATGGACAACATAGGTTTGGGCTATTCAGTACTGAGTGAAATAAAGCCAAGCCTGGTCATGACCTCTATCAGCGGTTTTGGTGGAACAGGTCCCTATGCACACTATAAAGCTCCTGATATAGTGGTTGCCGCTATGGGAATGATAATGGCGGTCACCGGTGAGCCCGAGGATAGTCCGTTTCGAGTGAGCGTTCCCCAGTCTTATGTGCAGGCAGCCATACAGGCTGCGCAGGGGACCATGGTGGCTCTATACCACAGCGCCGGAACTGGTGAAGGGCAACATGTTGATGTCTCAGCACGGGATACTTGGATTTTCATATCTCTGGAGTATTTGCCGCAATGGATTGCCGCCAGGCAAGTGCTAGATAAGCCGGGGCGAGGGCTAACTATTCGAAAGGGTCTGAGAATGCCAATTCTATGGGAGTGCAAAGACGGAGACGTAGCTTTTCTCTTGCTAGGGGGGCAGCCAGGGGGAAGGAATAATCGGCTACTGGTTGAGTTTATGGATAGGAAAGGGATGGCCCCGGAAGCGTTGAAAGCAAAGGACTGGTCGCAGTGGGGTATCGGGGAAACCGCCATGGAAGAATTTACCTATCTTTTTCAGGTACTGGGAGAATTCTTCAAAAGCCAGACTAAGGAAGAGCTTTGGGAGGAAGCCCTGAAGGAGAAGATTATGCTCTACCGCTTAAGTGATACCAAGGATTTGGTGGAAGACGAACAGCTTCAGGGAAGAGACTTCTTTAGGACGGTTAACCACGAGGAGTTAGACGACCAGGTTACATATCCAGGGGCCTTTGCTCTATTTTCGGAGACCCCTATTGGCGAATGGCGACGTCCTCCTCTTATTGGTGAGCATAACCAGGAGGTCTACGAGGCGGAGATGGGCTTTACCACGAAGGACCTTATTGACCTAAGAGCAGCCAGAGTAATCTAG
- a CDS encoding tyrosine-type recombinase/integrase, producing the protein MLLMDHLTTLDTLIEAYRLNARIEGKSPKTVAIYTTALTILNNFLKQDGLPTDVGEIGVLEIRRFILYLQQTKTYKEHPYTRPQQKGLTGHTINCYLRAIRAFWSWLVSEEIIETNPFHRIKIPKSPNKVILPFTDDQIMSLLATIDTHSATGFRDWTMILTLLDTGIRVTELSKIELKDANVNQRSLKVWGKGAKERVVPIGGTVQRAIVKYVNRYRSNPVNQLSDRLFLTRAGEPLTANRIETIIENYGRKAGIEGVRCSPHTFRHTFAINYLRNGGDVFSLQRILGHSTLDMVKNYLNLAQSDLQAAHLRCSPVDNMQLKAGRASIHNIKRVPIEIAIPVLVGDGQ; encoded by the coding sequence ATGCTTCTAATGGATCACCTTACTACTTTGGATACCCTGATTGAGGCCTATCGTCTCAATGCCCGAATTGAGGGCAAGAGCCCGAAGACGGTTGCTATTTACACTACTGCTCTCACTATTCTTAACAATTTCCTGAAGCAGGATGGGCTTCCCACTGATGTCGGCGAGATCGGTGTGCTAGAGATTCGGCGGTTTATACTATATTTACAACAGACGAAAACATATAAGGAACACCCTTATACAAGGCCGCAGCAGAAGGGACTAACCGGGCACACCATAAACTGCTACCTCAGGGCGATTAGAGCCTTCTGGAGCTGGCTCGTCTCCGAGGAAATTATTGAGACCAATCCCTTCCACAGGATAAAGATTCCGAAGTCGCCCAATAAGGTGATTCTCCCGTTTACAGACGATCAGATAATGTCTCTCCTCGCTACCATTGATACCCACTCAGCTACAGGCTTTAGAGACTGGACGATGATCCTCACGCTTCTCGATACAGGAATCCGGGTGACCGAGCTCTCCAAAATAGAACTAAAGGACGCAAATGTAAATCAGCGCTCTCTGAAGGTCTGGGGCAAAGGGGCCAAGGAGCGAGTCGTGCCAATTGGAGGAACGGTTCAGAGGGCAATAGTAAAGTATGTGAACCGATACCGGTCCAACCCTGTCAATCAGCTATCGGATCGTCTTTTCCTTACTAGAGCCGGAGAGCCCTTAACGGCGAATCGTATCGAAACCATTATTGAAAACTACGGCAGGAAAGCAGGGATAGAGGGCGTTAGATGTTCGCCCCATACCTTTAGGCACACGTTTGCTATAAATTACCTTCGGAATGGCGGGGACGTATTTTCTCTGCAACGAATACTAGGGCATAGCACACTTGATATGGTTAAGAACTATCTCAACTTAGCGCAGTCCGACCTTCAAGCCGCCCACTTGCGCTGTTCGCCGGTCGATAACATGCAATTAAAGGCTGGCAGAGCCTCCATACACAACATCAAAAGAGTCCCCATTGAGATAGCAATCCCGGTTCTGGTTGGAGATGGGCAATGA
- a CDS encoding acetyl-CoA acetyltransferase: MAEGIKDKVAIIGMGCTRFGERWDMSSEDLMVDAYKECIEDAGVDKKDIDAAWWAALYSMQGFSGIQLSQTLKLQYLPVTHVENACASSTEALRGAAYALASNCCDMALAVGVEKLKDVGYGGLPDLKTPAEFLTMPNMSGPGVYAMMATRYFSRYGIPPDEGKRMLARVSWKSHQNGFKNPKAHLRKAVSLDDIVNAPIIAWPLGLFDCCGVSDGSAAAILVRAEDAKKFRPDPVYIKSLQIAAASGADMWYTDYDYTHAETGYQCGLRAYKEAGIKNPREEISMAEVHDCFSITEAVTMEDLQFSPRGKVRGDIESGFFDLDGELPVQPDGGLKCFGHPIAASGIRMVYEMYKQLQGKSGDRQIKNPKLGLTHNMGGYPPWSVVGIAILGL, encoded by the coding sequence ATGGCTGAAGGTATAAAGGATAAAGTTGCCATCATCGGAATGGGTTGCACCCGTTTCGGTGAGAGATGGGATATGAGTAGTGAGGATCTCATGGTTGATGCCTATAAAGAATGTATTGAGGATGCCGGAGTTGATAAGAAAGATATAGATGCCGCTTGGTGGGCTGCCCTCTATTCGATGCAGGGGTTTAGCGGTATACAGCTATCTCAAACGTTAAAACTGCAATACCTGCCAGTAACCCACGTGGAGAACGCCTGCGCCAGTAGCACAGAGGCGCTGCGGGGTGCAGCCTATGCCCTTGCCTCCAATTGCTGCGACATGGCGCTCGCTGTCGGCGTCGAGAAGCTAAAGGACGTTGGCTATGGTGGTCTTCCCGATCTTAAAACTCCGGCGGAGTTCCTCACCATGCCCAACATGTCAGGACCCGGCGTATATGCCATGATGGCTACCAGGTATTTTTCACGCTACGGCATACCGCCCGATGAGGGGAAGCGAATGCTCGCTAGGGTATCATGGAAGAGTCACCAGAACGGCTTCAAGAACCCCAAGGCACACCTGCGCAAGGCGGTATCGCTCGATGATATCGTAAATGCCCCGATAATTGCATGGCCACTTGGCCTCTTCGATTGTTGCGGGGTCAGTGATGGCTCAGCAGCAGCTATTCTGGTGCGCGCAGAGGATGCTAAGAAGTTCCGCCCTGACCCGGTATACATCAAGTCGCTTCAGATCGCTGCCGCCTCAGGCGCGGATATGTGGTACACTGATTACGACTACACCCATGCGGAGACGGGTTACCAGTGTGGCTTAAGGGCCTACAAAGAGGCGGGGATAAAAAACCCGCGCGAAGAAATAAGCATGGCCGAGGTACATGACTGCTTCTCTATCACCGAGGCGGTAACTATGGAGGACCTCCAGTTCAGCCCACGAGGCAAGGTGCGTGGGGACATTGAGTCTGGGTTTTTTGACCTTGATGGCGAGCTGCCGGTTCAACCAGATGGCGGTCTCAAGTGCTTCGGACATCCCATTGCCGCCTCGGGAATACGGATGGTATATGAGATGTACAAGCAGCTCCAGGGTAAATCTGGGGATCGTCAGATAAAGAACCCTAAGCTTGGGCTTACCCACAACATGGGTGGCTATCCGCCATGGAGTGTGGTCGGGATTGCTATCCTAGGTCTCTAG
- the mtaB gene encoding tRNA (N(6)-L-threonylcarbamoyladenosine(37)-C(2))-methylthiotransferase MtaB, whose product MRKIQNSIALETLGCKLNQAESESLAWQLAERGYSIVPASDGADIYILNTCTVTHIADRKSRHLLRLARRRNPSAFIIATGCYAERATSELAQLAEVDIIIGNEEKSRLLDVLQERWLIGPGSALLPQIHRTRSLVKVHEGCNRFCSYCIVPFVRGRERSLPPDEALAEVIARVERGYREVVLTGTQIGSYRNGLCSLIRRILAETDVQRLRLSSLQTQDITPALLTLWQDFAQHLCRHIHLPLQSGSNAILQRMGRSYSTEDYEQAVSRIREAIPDVAITTDVIVGFPGETVDEYAESYRFCQRMAFSNIHVFTYSERPGTRAALMPDKIDERIMKERSERMLKLAEESARSFRERFVGYTMMVLWEQEVQEGTWVGLTDNYIRVAARSEEPLRNRLMPAILGMGNEHYHCLGASVAQ is encoded by the coding sequence ATGCGAAAAATCCAAAATAGCATTGCTTTAGAAACCCTGGGATGCAAGCTTAATCAGGCGGAGAGCGAGTCACTGGCATGGCAGCTCGCCGAGAGGGGATATAGTATTGTTCCTGCCTCGGATGGCGCCGATATCTATATCCTCAATACCTGCACCGTGACCCACATTGCCGACCGAAAGTCACGCCATCTCCTGAGACTGGCGCGACGCAGAAATCCCAGTGCCTTCATCATCGCCACCGGTTGCTATGCAGAGCGCGCCACCAGTGAGCTCGCTCAGTTGGCTGAGGTCGACATTATCATCGGCAACGAAGAAAAGTCCCGCTTGCTTGATGTTTTACAGGAGCGGTGGCTGATTGGCCCCGGCAGTGCTCTTCTACCACAAATACATCGAACCCGTAGCTTGGTAAAGGTGCACGAGGGATGCAACCGATTTTGCTCCTACTGTATTGTACCCTTTGTCCGAGGCCGAGAACGCAGCTTGCCACCCGACGAGGCATTGGCAGAGGTCATAGCAAGGGTAGAAAGGGGCTACCGAGAGGTAGTGTTAACCGGAACCCAAATCGGCTCCTACAGAAACGGACTGTGTTCCCTTATCCGGCGCATCCTGGCTGAGACCGACGTTCAGCGACTGCGCCTGTCCTCCCTCCAGACTCAAGATATAACCCCTGCCCTTCTTACCCTGTGGCAGGATTTTGCCCAGCATCTCTGCCGCCATATCCACCTCCCCCTTCAGAGCGGTAGCAATGCTATTCTCCAGCGCATGGGGCGAAGCTACTCAACGGAGGATTATGAGCAGGCGGTATCCAGGATTCGTGAGGCAATACCGGACGTGGCTATCACAACCGACGTTATTGTTGGCTTCCCCGGAGAAACCGTCGATGAATATGCTGAGAGCTACCGCTTCTGCCAGCGTATGGCATTCTCCAATATTCATGTCTTCACCTACTCGGAAAGGCCAGGTACCCGCGCCGCTCTGATGCCTGATAAGATTGACGAGCGTATTATGAAGGAGCGGAGCGAGCGCATGCTGAAATTGGCAGAGGAGAGCGCTCGTAGCTTCAGGGAGCGCTTCGTGGGATACACTATGATGGTGCTCTGGGAACAGGAAGTTCAGGAAGGAACCTGGGTAGGACTAACCGATAACTACATCCGTGTAGCTGCACGCAGCGAAGAGCCATTGAGAAATAGGCTTATGCCGGCGATCTTGGGTATGGGTAATGAACATTATCACTGCCTGGGGGCAAGTGTCGCCCAATAG
- a CDS encoding acetone carboxylase subunit gamma: MPYSKEDLRDLYDGRLPWHKTFEIMSKPKDDDRFDKYVEILQERVPWLERILLPLGEHLYVVDKAGERIVKCDCGHEFGDWRQNWKLNALIFARDDTEKLEEIYPGLKCPDPNLCEVREFYCPGCGSLLKVEAVPVGYPIIFDALPDIDSFYREWLVRPLPDEKEFRDMTYQITREWGRDIA; the protein is encoded by the coding sequence ATGCCATACAGCAAAGAGGATTTGAGAGACCTTTACGACGGCAGGCTCCCCTGGCACAAGACCTTCGAAATTATGAGCAAGCCCAAGGACGACGATAGATTCGACAAGTATGTCGAGATCCTCCAGGAGCGCGTTCCCTGGCTGGAGAGGATACTGCTGCCCCTGGGCGAGCACCTCTACGTAGTGGACAAGGCCGGAGAGCGGATCGTAAAGTGCGACTGCGGGCATGAGTTCGGGGACTGGCGGCAGAACTGGAAGCTGAACGCTTTGATCTTCGCCAGAGACGATACCGAGAAGTTGGAGGAGATTTATCCCGGCCTCAAGTGCCCCGACCCCAACCTGTGCGAAGTGCGGGAGTTCTACTGCCCGGGGTGCGGCAGTCTGCTCAAGGTGGAGGCTGTACCCGTAGGTTATCCGATCATCTTCGATGCCCTGCCCGACATAGATAGTTTCTACAGGGAGTGGCTGGTAAGGCCGCTTCCCGATGAGAAAGAGTTCCGGGATATGACTTACCAGATCACCAGGGAGTGGGGACGTGACATCGCGTAA
- a CDS encoding tyrosine-type recombinase/integrase translates to MAKNIQEQLNRIVERKSRVTHLDNLIQGYRLYARTEGKSPKTITITTTAVTTLRDFLESKAFSTDVADIGIQELREFILYLQQVKAYQHHPYTKPQDRQLSGHAINCYLRAIRAFWSWLMREEIILSNPFIKLRIPKPPKKVIPTFSESQIQALLGVIRTSTPIGFRDWTMVLTLLDTGLRASELVGFTLNNVNLDDGLVKLCGKGAKERIVPIGARVQRAMWKYIHRYRTQPSNPLCDNLFLTSIGEPITVNRLETIIESYGRKAGLEGIRCSPHTFRHTFAISYLRNGGDVFSLQQILGHSSLDVVRVYVNLAEADVKACHRRFSPADNMELRRS, encoded by the coding sequence ATGGCAAAGAATATCCAAGAGCAACTAAACCGGATTGTTGAAAGGAAGAGCAGGGTAACCCATCTCGACAACTTGATTCAGGGCTACAGGCTCTACGCCCGAACCGAGGGCAAGAGCCCGAAAACGATAACAATCACCACCACGGCGGTCACTACCCTTAGAGACTTCCTTGAGTCCAAGGCGTTTTCCACTGATGTCGCCGATATAGGCATCCAGGAACTGAGAGAGTTTATACTTTACCTCCAACAGGTAAAAGCCTACCAGCATCACCCTTACACTAAACCGCAGGATAGGCAGCTATCGGGCCACGCCATAAATTGCTATCTTAGAGCGATAAGGGCCTTCTGGTCCTGGCTGATGCGTGAGGAGATTATCCTGTCAAACCCCTTCATCAAGCTAAGAATCCCCAAGCCTCCAAAGAAGGTGATCCCTACATTCTCAGAGAGCCAGATACAGGCCCTGTTGGGAGTGATACGCACTTCTACACCAATCGGCTTCAGGGACTGGACGATGGTACTTACGCTCCTCGATACTGGACTCCGGGCTAGCGAACTTGTAGGCTTCACCCTAAATAATGTTAACCTGGACGACGGCTTAGTCAAATTATGCGGCAAGGGGGCAAAAGAGAGGATAGTTCCCATAGGGGCAAGGGTTCAGAGGGCAATGTGGAAGTATATCCATCGTTATCGTACACAGCCTTCCAATCCCCTTTGCGACAACCTATTCCTGACCAGTATTGGTGAGCCTATAACTGTGAATCGCCTGGAGACTATCATTGAGAGCTATGGTAGAAAGGCGGGGCTAGAGGGAATCAGGTGCTCCCCTCATACGTTCCGCCATACCTTTGCAATCAGCTACTTGCGAAATGGTGGGGATGTTTTCTCGCTACAGCAGATATTGGGGCACTCCAGCCTCGATGTAGTGAGAGTCTATGTTAACCTGGCGGAGGCGGATGTGAAGGCCTGCCACAGGAGGTTTAGCCCTGCTGATAACATGGAACTGAGACGCAGCTAG
- a CDS encoding OB-fold domain-containing protein yields MVGITSYGAYIPRYRINRMTIYGSIGFVNQATIMPGEKAVGNHDEDSLTMAVNAGVDCLTGLDRNKVDSLCYSTTTAPYRERSNAGIIATALDLKPQIRIADFSDSLKSGTTALLSSCDSIAAGSETSILVCASDCRLGPAGSFQEEMYGDGAAALLLGDKKVIATLEGSYSISYDFADHWRHEEERFNRIWEDRWVRDVGYSKFIPEAISGLIKKYDINPKDIAKVCYPCMYARAHANIGKQLGFEPDQLQDHMFTTLGLTGTANPLMLLVAALEDAKPGDKIIVASYGSGSDAMFFEVTPEIKKIKGRKGVKNSLANKKDLTSYEKYVTFKQVLAIDIAGRGEEAVPSSSSILWRDRKKALALVGTHCRRCGTPQFPPQRVCVKPDCGAVDEMEEYRFSDKRGHIFTYTGDNLVYTPDPPELYGVIDFEGGGRSQFNLTDCDLDELEVGMPVECTFRRKYYDRGVTGYTWKAVPVRV; encoded by the coding sequence ATGGTAGGAATTACGTCTTATGGTGCCTACATACCACGGTACCGAATTAACCGAATGACTATATACGGATCCATCGGTTTCGTGAACCAAGCAACGATAATGCCGGGTGAAAAGGCAGTAGGTAATCATGATGAGGACAGCCTCACTATGGCGGTAAATGCAGGAGTCGATTGCTTAACCGGCCTGGACCGGAACAAGGTCGATAGTCTTTGTTATTCGACTACTACAGCTCCCTATAGGGAACGCAGCAATGCAGGAATAATTGCCACCGCCTTAGATTTAAAGCCACAGATTCGAATTGCAGATTTTAGCGATTCGCTTAAATCTGGAACCACTGCCCTTCTCTCCAGCTGCGATTCTATCGCCGCTGGTTCAGAAACCAGCATACTTGTCTGTGCCTCCGATTGTCGACTTGGTCCAGCTGGAAGCTTCCAAGAGGAAATGTACGGTGACGGTGCTGCCGCTCTGCTGTTGGGAGATAAAAAGGTGATTGCGACACTGGAGGGTAGCTACTCCATATCGTACGATTTTGCTGATCACTGGAGGCATGAGGAAGAGAGGTTTAACCGAATATGGGAAGATCGATGGGTTCGTGATGTGGGATACAGCAAATTCATCCCCGAGGCAATTAGCGGGTTAATTAAGAAGTACGACATCAATCCTAAAGACATAGCTAAGGTCTGCTATCCCTGTATGTACGCCCGCGCTCATGCTAATATCGGTAAGCAGTTGGGCTTTGAGCCCGATCAGCTACAGGATCACATGTTCACCACATTAGGCCTGACCGGCACGGCAAACCCTTTGATGCTACTGGTGGCAGCGCTGGAGGATGCCAAGCCGGGGGACAAAATAATCGTCGCCAGCTATGGAAGTGGAAGCGATGCCATGTTTTTCGAGGTAACACCGGAAATCAAGAAGATCAAGGGGAGAAAGGGTGTCAAGAACAGCCTGGCAAATAAAAAGGACCTGACCAGCTACGAAAAGTATGTGACCTTCAAACAGGTTCTTGCAATAGATATCGCAGGTCGAGGTGAAGAGGCGGTTCCGTCATCATCATCGATATTATGGCGGGACAGGAAAAAGGCTTTAGCCCTTGTAGGGACGCATTGCAGGCGCTGCGGCACTCCCCAATTCCCCCCCCAGCGCGTATGTGTAAAACCCGATTGCGGCGCAGTCGATGAGATGGAGGAGTACCGCTTCTCCGATAAAAGAGGTCATATCTTCACCTATACCGGCGACAATCTGGTATATACCCCCGACCCGCCCGAACTATACGGAGTGATCGATTTCGAGGGTGGTGGGCGTTCTCAATTTAACCTGACCGACTGTGATCTGGACGAACTCGAAGTAGGAATGCCAGTAGAATGTACTTTCCGTCGGAAGTACTACGATCGCGGTGTTACCGGTTATACGTGGAAAGCAGTACCTGTAAGGGTTTAA